The proteins below are encoded in one region of Candidatus Eisenbacteria bacterium:
- a CDS encoding PorV/PorQ family protein, whose protein sequence is MRKHIASLFLSFGILLTGIISILLLAVSPAELLAQTNLGGQRSGTSSGTFLKIPVGARASAMGGVFVAIADDASDMSWNVGGLTNLTKPEVLVTRIEWPADIIYDYVSIVYPVISMNSAFGIQAGTLRTDLLETTEYYPYGTGRTFGFNDTYVGIGFARRFTDKLSIGVGAKYLIEELGTEVGGPTSGAWLLDVGTAYRVGFQSLRMAIVLSNFGPQLRPSGSYDFGGRTFGYQSFSPPTTFKFGAAMDLLQNSFYRLTSSVELHHPADNAETIKAGGELTFSDNLAFRAGYDFNSDTPAFSFGGGIKAGMGFARGSVDYAFRDAGLFGKISQFSVSLSF, encoded by the coding sequence GTGAGAAAACACATCGCTTCGCTCTTCTTGAGCTTCGGGATTCTCCTCACGGGGATAATTTCAATTCTCCTTCTGGCCGTCTCTCCCGCTGAGCTTCTTGCTCAAACCAATCTAGGAGGCCAGAGGTCCGGCACTTCGAGCGGTACATTCCTTAAGATACCTGTGGGTGCCAGGGCTTCGGCGATGGGAGGCGTATTTGTCGCGATTGCCGACGATGCGAGTGACATGTCGTGGAACGTGGGCGGGCTGACCAATCTCACCAAGCCAGAGGTGCTCGTAACAAGAATAGAGTGGCCGGCAGATATTATTTACGACTACGTCAGTATCGTCTATCCGGTCATTTCCATGAATAGCGCCTTCGGCATCCAGGCGGGGACGCTTAGAACCGATCTCCTCGAGACGACCGAATACTATCCGTACGGCACAGGAAGAACTTTTGGTTTCAACGATACTTACGTGGGAATTGGCTTTGCGAGAAGATTTACGGATAAGCTCTCGATCGGCGTGGGAGCCAAGTATCTCATCGAAGAGCTCGGGACAGAAGTCGGCGGCCCGACCTCCGGCGCCTGGCTTCTCGATGTCGGCACAGCATACCGTGTGGGGTTCCAATCCTTGAGGATGGCAATTGTCTTGAGCAATTTTGGCCCACAGCTCAGACCTTCGGGGAGTTACGACTTTGGAGGCCGGACCTTTGGCTACCAATCATTCTCGCCTCCTACGACATTCAAGTTCGGAGCAGCAATGGATCTTCTTCAGAACAGCTTCTACAGACTTACGTCTTCTGTCGAGCTGCATCATCCCGCTGACAACGCCGAGACCATCAAGGCAGGCGGAGAATTGACGTTCTCGGACAATCTTGCCTTTAGGGCCGGCTATGATTTCAACTCCGACACTCCTGCGTTCTCGTTTGGCGGAGGGATCAAGGCAGGCATGGGGTTTGCGAGAGGAAGCGTCGATTACGCATTCAGAGACGCAGGGCTCTTCGGGAAGATAAGCCAGTTTTCGGTCTCACTCTCTTTTTGA
- a CDS encoding TonB-dependent receptor, which translates to MMSSRLRLILGMAIILTAFPRISFSETPGTLRGRVTDTVTGRPLPGVNVAIKELEIGALTAEDGIYLIARVPPGTYTILVRMLGYTPITKTALRIEAGLPTILEVNMTETVVSQEKETNVIAERPLVEVKVPSTVRSVTGRDIQQMSVQSVVDLIGRQPGVSKVDEEIHIRGGRVDEVAYYLEGVRVRDLIGGTSGAENVGSRSVAEMNVITGGFNAEYGEALSGIVEVKTKEGGKDYHGLVLYTTDHPGLFDYFNSDQINVQIGGPEPILKRVISPFGLEVPGQLTFFLDASTSLSDTYLPGIRSLPGNKKLRPNYVDETPWGDLRYGSFLTPRQDNKWMGSGKLVWKPSVNKKFELFYSKMIGIDQGFSEFDIGDITRTTTGYAWEWSRRMDHYQTVTQDRNITTLTFTQGLGRTAYHVLRLSRVFSSNHRDVAGKLWWEYEKPHDEDLPDSLNSPYFYDTGDAPDWRDRYGETYTGSWTLAKRFPPNHNLKTGIESSFENVQYISIRYPWAGSSPLGEQFDLFHVYPATGALYVQDQFEFEGLVGNVGVRYDYWFPGKQLERAVANLESQTITPFIREGFYRDTKKVFGERMKTRTSPRLAISFPITESDNLFFNYGRFSQRPTYYYVYSKMSAASTEKYPRIGNPNLNPEVSVQYELGARRLFGQSIGVNVVLFNKDIYDYPTAATVKEGYFIYRNVDYARSRGIEIELKKRRIDRISGSIDYTYSLATGKSSDPSAAALVRELGGNPQESELGEVFMWWNRPHKLSLGFDYRVSSKEKEVKVLGLPFFSGWGFNLYGLIWSGRAYTPVNLKYEELAEKYSKNGRFEVTWDLRFEKELPKNFRLTFQGWNIFNERTAVRLDPVTGKPYKLGEGSLVTYTRYQEAQYSDPSLSGRPRNFKLGIEWDW; encoded by the coding sequence ATGATGTCCAGCAGACTTAGATTGATCCTCGGCATGGCAATAATCCTCACAGCCTTTCCCCGGATTTCATTCTCTGAGACTCCAGGCACTCTTCGCGGCAGAGTGACGGACACAGTAACCGGGCGGCCGCTCCCGGGCGTAAACGTTGCCATAAAGGAGCTCGAAATCGGCGCTCTCACCGCCGAAGATGGAATCTATCTGATAGCCAGGGTCCCGCCTGGAACATACACAATTCTCGTAAGAATGCTCGGCTACACTCCAATAACAAAAACAGCCCTAAGAATCGAGGCCGGCCTCCCTACGATACTCGAAGTTAACATGACGGAGACGGTCGTCTCGCAAGAGAAGGAAACCAACGTCATTGCCGAGAGACCTCTGGTTGAGGTCAAAGTCCCCTCGACGGTCCGGAGCGTGACCGGAAGGGACATCCAGCAGATGTCGGTTCAGAGCGTGGTTGATCTTATCGGGAGACAGCCCGGCGTTTCGAAAGTTGATGAAGAGATACACATAAGAGGCGGAAGAGTGGATGAAGTTGCCTACTATCTAGAGGGAGTGAGGGTCAGGGATCTTATTGGAGGCACATCAGGGGCTGAGAACGTTGGCTCACGCTCGGTGGCTGAGATGAACGTTATCACGGGCGGCTTCAATGCAGAATACGGTGAAGCCCTCTCCGGGATTGTTGAGGTGAAGACGAAGGAGGGCGGGAAGGATTATCACGGTCTTGTTCTCTACACGACGGACCATCCCGGCCTTTTCGACTACTTCAACTCCGACCAGATAAACGTGCAGATCGGCGGACCTGAGCCGATTCTCAAGAGAGTGATTTCACCGTTCGGTCTCGAAGTTCCGGGGCAGCTTACCTTTTTCCTTGATGCTTCCACCAGTCTCAGCGACACGTATCTGCCGGGCATAAGAAGCCTCCCAGGCAATAAGAAACTGAGACCAAATTACGTGGATGAGACGCCGTGGGGCGATCTCCGGTACGGGAGCTTTCTTACGCCAAGACAGGACAACAAGTGGATGGGTTCAGGCAAGCTCGTGTGGAAACCCTCGGTGAACAAGAAGTTCGAACTTTTCTACAGCAAGATGATCGGCATCGATCAGGGCTTTTCGGAATTCGACATAGGAGACATTACCAGAACGACGACCGGATATGCGTGGGAGTGGAGTAGGAGAATGGATCATTATCAAACAGTCACGCAGGATAGAAACATTACGACTCTGACTTTCACGCAGGGACTCGGGAGGACTGCTTATCATGTGTTGCGCCTCTCAAGGGTCTTCTCTTCTAATCATAGGGACGTGGCCGGGAAACTCTGGTGGGAGTATGAGAAGCCCCATGATGAAGATCTCCCGGACAGCTTGAACAGTCCCTACTTCTACGATACGGGCGATGCTCCGGACTGGCGAGACAGGTACGGTGAAACCTACACCGGAAGCTGGACTCTGGCCAAGAGATTCCCGCCAAATCACAACTTGAAGACCGGGATCGAGAGCTCTTTCGAGAACGTTCAGTACATAAGCATAAGATACCCTTGGGCAGGAAGCTCGCCCCTAGGCGAACAGTTTGACCTCTTTCATGTTTATCCTGCGACCGGCGCCCTCTACGTGCAAGACCAGTTCGAGTTTGAGGGTCTTGTCGGCAACGTGGGAGTCAGATACGACTACTGGTTTCCGGGAAAACAGCTCGAGCGGGCTGTTGCGAACTTGGAGAGTCAGACAATTACTCCGTTCATAAGGGAAGGTTTCTACCGCGATACAAAAAAGGTATTCGGTGAAAGAATGAAGACGCGTACATCCCCCCGCCTTGCAATCTCCTTCCCCATAACTGAGAGCGATAACCTGTTCTTCAATTATGGAAGATTTTCCCAGAGACCTACGTATTATTACGTCTATTCGAAGATGAGCGCCGCATCGACTGAGAAATATCCAAGAATCGGAAATCCAAACTTGAATCCCGAGGTCTCGGTTCAGTACGAGCTCGGAGCCAGGCGTCTCTTTGGACAGAGTATTGGCGTGAACGTTGTCCTTTTCAACAAAGACATCTATGACTACCCGACTGCTGCGACTGTCAAGGAAGGGTATTTCATCTACAGAAACGTTGACTATGCCAGGTCACGCGGCATCGAAATAGAGCTCAAGAAGAGGAGGATTGATCGCATCTCGGGCTCGATCGACTACACTTATTCTCTCGCGACCGGGAAAAGCTCGGATCCCAGCGCGGCCGCACTTGTCAGGGAACTCGGTGGGAATCCACAGGAAAGCGAGCTCGGAGAAGTGTTCATGTGGTGGAACAGACCTCACAAGCTTTCCTTGGGCTTTGACTACAGAGTCTCCAGCAAGGAGAAGGAAGTGAAGGTTCTCGGCTTGCCATTCTTCTCAGGCTGGGGCTTTAACCTCTATGGTCTCATATGGTCGGGCCGCGCCTACACGCCGGTCAATTTGAAGTACGAGGAGCTTGCTGAGAAGTATTCAAAGAACGGACGGTTCGAAGTGACGTGGGACCTGAGGTTCGAGAAGGAACTCCCGAAGAATTTCCGGCTCACCTTCCAGGGGTGGAACATCTTCAATGAAAGAACCGCGGTCAGGCTTGATCCGGTTACCGGCAAGCCATATAAGCTCGGCGAAGGAAGCTTGGTGACCTACACGAGGTATCAGGAAGCACAGTATAGTGACCCTTCACTTTCCGGCAGGCCAAGGAACTTCAAACTAGGCATAGAGTGGGACTGGTGA